A stretch of DNA from Halioglobus japonicus:
CCAGAGCGGCACCTGCGCCCGGCTGGCTCGCGCCGCTGCGCAGGGCGCTGCCGATACCGAGGGTGTTGTTGTAGAGGTGCGTCGCGCCTGTGATGCCAGCACAGAGACCGTTGCCGATGCAGCTGGACTGCTATTGGTCGCTGCAGAAAATAGCGGCACGCTCAGCGGCGAGGCAAAGGCGTTTCTGGATCGGATCTTTTACCCCGCCATCGATCGCGCACTGGTGCTACCGTATGCGTTGATGATGAGTGCGGGCAACGATGGCCGTGGCGCGGTGCGCCAGGCCGAGCGAAT
This window harbors:
- a CDS encoding flavodoxin domain-containing protein is translated as MKKLLVVYHSQSGTCARLARAAAQGAADTEGVVVEVRRACDASTETVADAAGLLLVAAENSGTLSGEAKAFLDRIFYPAIDRALVLPYALMMSAGNDGRGAVRQAERIFSGIPFTSACEPMIARGEFTDEHKAQAAELGAGFAAGLEMGIF